From the genome of Chelonia mydas isolate rCheMyd1 chromosome 2, rCheMyd1.pri.v2, whole genome shotgun sequence, one region includes:
- the CYRIB gene encoding CYFIP-related Rac1 interactor B isoform X4, whose translation MTNPAIQNDFSYYRRTLSRMRINNVPAEGENEVNNELANRMSLFYAEATPMLKTLSDATTKFVSENKNLPIENTTDCLSTMASVCRVMLETPEYRSRFTNEETVSFCLRVMVGVIILYDHVHPVGAFAKTSKIDMKGCIKVLKDQPPNSVEGLLNALRYTTKHLNDETTSKQIKSMLQ comes from the exons ATGACAAATCCTGCTATACAGAATGACTTCAGCTACTACAGAAGAACTTTGAGTCGTATGAGGATTAATAATGTTCCA GCAGAGGGTGAAAATGAAGTAAATAACGAATTGGCAAATAGAATGTCTTTATTTTATGCTGAAGCGACGCCAATGCTGAAAACCTTAAGTGATGCCACGACAAAATTTGTGTCAGAG AATAAAAATTTACCAATTGAAAATACCACAGATTGTTTAAGCACCATGGCTAGTGTGTGTAGAGTCATGTTGGAAACCCC TGAGTACAGAAGCAggtttacaaatgaggaaacagtATCGTTCTGTCTGAGGGTAATGGTGGGTGTCATCATACTCTATGACCATGTGCATCCAGTGGGCGCCTTTGCCAAAACTTCAAAAATTGAT ATGAAAGGATGCATCAAAGTCCTTAAAGACCAGCCTCCTAACAGCGTAGAAGGCCTTCTAAATGCTCTCAG gtACACAACAAAGCATTTGAATGATGAGACTACCTCCAAGCAAATTAAATCTATGTTGCAATAA